The following are encoded together in the Pseudoalteromonas piscicida genome:
- a CDS encoding spondin domain-containing protein, with amino-acid sequence MKAKILTTLVATCLSSTALAQDLEVKITNLTHGIYYTPLLVAAHNQDTALFKLGEPASEALQTMAEGGDISALGQLLESANANMVANPAEGLLAPASFTMTMISTAEGNTHLSIVAMLLPTNDGFVGLNAWPIPSTAGTYEVYLNAYDAGTEANNELIVEGSGAPGVLGIPASPGVAPGTQGAGVTTSEENTMVHIHRGNVGDAEQVGGNSDLHNTVHRWLNPVAKVTITVK; translated from the coding sequence ATGAAAGCAAAAATCCTGACCACCCTAGTCGCAACGTGTTTGTCTAGCACTGCGCTGGCACAAGACCTTGAAGTAAAAATCACTAACCTCACTCACGGTATTTACTATACGCCTTTACTGGTGGCTGCTCATAACCAAGATACCGCTCTTTTTAAACTCGGTGAGCCAGCTTCCGAAGCATTGCAAACGATGGCCGAGGGCGGTGACATTTCAGCTTTAGGACAACTCCTCGAAAGCGCAAACGCCAATATGGTCGCCAACCCAGCCGAGGGACTACTTGCACCCGCGAGTTTTACAATGACCATGATATCAACCGCTGAAGGAAACACCCATCTTTCAATTGTGGCGATGCTACTCCCTACCAACGATGGATTCGTAGGATTAAATGCGTGGCCTATTCCAAGCACTGCAGGCACCTATGAAGTTTACCTCAATGCCTATGATGCAGGAACTGAAGCCAATAACGAGCTCATTGTTGAAGGCTCTGGCGCACCCGGTGTGTTAGGGATCCCTGCATCGCCCGGTGTTGCGCCCGGAACTCAAGGTGCAGGCGTCACCACAAGCGAAGAGAACACGATGGTTCATATTCACAGAGGCAACGTAGGTGACGCTGAGCAAGTCGGTGGTAATAGCGATCTGCATAACACTGTGCACCGTTGGTTAAATCCTGTAGCTAAAGTAACGATAACTGTGAAATAA
- a CDS encoding 3TM-type holin, whose translation MAIMSLLGSLFSAKTVAPIEAIGNILDELFTSEEEVLKQEHLKARLIAKHALVQAQINQVQAAHRSVFVAGARPFLMWVCGLGFLFSFVINPILQWLMPEHGTPELPLDVMLELTLAMLGLAGLRTVEKVKGVSK comes from the coding sequence ATGGCAATCATGAGTCTATTAGGTAGCCTATTTTCTGCAAAAACAGTGGCTCCGATAGAAGCAATTGGCAATATTCTTGATGAATTGTTTACCAGTGAAGAAGAAGTACTCAAGCAAGAGCATTTAAAGGCGAGACTAATAGCAAAGCATGCATTAGTACAAGCGCAGATCAATCAAGTTCAAGCAGCGCATCGCAGTGTGTTTGTTGCGGGGGCGAGGCCTTTTTTGATGTGGGTGTGTGGTCTAGGCTTTTTGTTTTCGTTCGTGATTAATCCAATTCTACAGTGGTTAATGCCTGAACATGGTACGCCTGAGTTGCCGCTGGATGTGATGTTAGAGCTTACGCTTGCCATGTTAGGGCTTGCAGGGCTTAGAACCGTTGAGAAAGTAAAAGGGGTCAGCAAGTGA
- a CDS encoding glycoside hydrolase family protein, whose amino-acid sequence MSVMNTVEQLKKHEGFRQFPYLCTAGKLTIGYGRNLDDKGIDEEEAESLLASDVENAKAAVARRIATQHCNDARMAVLVNMAFNLGITGLLNFSRMLQAVEKGDFDTAALEMLDSRWARQVPNRAQELAQQMISGEWQS is encoded by the coding sequence ATGTCCGTAATGAATACAGTAGAGCAACTCAAAAAACATGAGGGGTTTCGCCAATTTCCTTACCTTTGTACCGCGGGAAAGCTGACTATTGGTTATGGTCGAAATCTCGATGATAAGGGGATTGATGAAGAAGAAGCAGAATCACTACTTGCGAGCGATGTAGAAAATGCCAAAGCGGCGGTGGCGCGCAGGATTGCAACCCAACACTGCAACGATGCACGGATGGCGGTGCTGGTAAATATGGCATTTAACTTAGGGATCACAGGATTACTTAATTTTAGTCGAATGTTACAAGCGGTCGAAAAAGGTGATTTTGATACCGCCGCGCTAGAAATGTTAGATAGCCGATGGGCAAGACAAGTGCCTAATCGCGCGCAAGAGCTTGCTCAACAGATGATCTCTGGGGAATGGCAATCATGA
- a CDS encoding response regulator transcription factor — protein MLENVLLVEDDLDIARLLQVHLEELALEVTHVADGSQVLSVAKTNDFAVILLDLMLPNMDGLTLCRELKALYPMSSVIIVTSKSSDIDRIIGLEVGADDYICKPFNTRELQARVKAQLRHVRQLKQPMQTENADFPSDKIAVGSLVIDTCCHEISLANVRLDLTATEFELLQFFAKHPNHVFSRTQLLESVWGYQHSGYEHTVNSHINRLRAKLETISNNTVIETVWGVGYKLNSASLSGQSV, from the coding sequence ATGTTAGAAAACGTGTTGCTAGTTGAAGATGACTTAGACATAGCGAGATTACTCCAAGTGCATTTAGAGGAGTTAGCTCTAGAGGTAACGCATGTTGCCGACGGCAGCCAAGTATTGTCGGTTGCTAAAACGAACGATTTTGCCGTGATCTTACTGGATTTAATGCTACCTAATATGGATGGACTAACTCTTTGTCGAGAACTTAAGGCGCTTTACCCTATGAGTAGTGTCATCATCGTCACCTCAAAAAGTAGCGATATCGATAGGATCATTGGACTTGAAGTTGGTGCGGACGACTATATATGCAAGCCTTTTAATACGAGAGAATTGCAAGCAAGAGTGAAAGCGCAGCTACGCCATGTCAGGCAACTTAAGCAACCAATGCAGACTGAAAATGCGGACTTCCCAAGCGATAAAATTGCAGTTGGGAGCCTAGTTATCGATACCTGTTGTCATGAAATTTCGTTGGCTAATGTTAGATTAGACCTTACCGCAACCGAATTTGAGCTGCTGCAGTTCTTTGCTAAACACCCAAATCACGTATTTTCTCGAACCCAGCTATTAGAATCAGTATGGGGCTACCAACACTCAGGATACGAGCATACCGTTAACTCCCATATTAATCGTCTGAGGGCAAAGCTTGAAACTATATCAAATAATACGGTGATCGAAACGGTATGGGGCGTTGGTTACAAATTAAATTCAGCCTCTCTTAGCGGGCAAAGCGTATGA
- a CDS encoding DUF1190 domain-containing protein: MKRSRTIKLTLLMGATGGLTACGDSDESALLFKNVDECTSFGIEEEACQFQYQQALDSHRQEAPKYASEQLCESDFGFDRCEHSSGGIWRPIMAGFMVAALAEAVDEGLDMMKKRKKKKAAYLGGTYYSGAKPLYRSRDDFFSYRNAQNGFVASAKSSGTTSVKSSTINYKPRASSVSRSRGGFGRSASRSSGGSWGS, encoded by the coding sequence ATGAAAAGGAGTAGAACAATCAAATTGACTTTATTAATGGGCGCCACAGGAGGGCTGACCGCGTGTGGTGATAGCGACGAATCAGCCTTACTTTTTAAAAACGTCGATGAATGTACATCATTCGGTATTGAAGAAGAAGCATGCCAGTTTCAATACCAACAAGCACTCGATAGCCATCGCCAAGAAGCGCCCAAATATGCCTCTGAACAGCTATGCGAAAGCGACTTTGGTTTTGACCGTTGTGAGCATTCAAGTGGTGGGATCTGGCGTCCAATTATGGCGGGCTTTATGGTTGCTGCGCTTGCAGAGGCCGTAGACGAAGGCCTAGACATGATGAAAAAGCGCAAGAAGAAAAAGGCAGCGTACTTAGGCGGCACCTACTATTCAGGCGCAAAACCGTTGTATCGCTCTCGTGATGACTTCTTTAGCTATCGAAATGCACAAAATGGTTTTGTCGCGTCAGCAAAATCGTCGGGTACAACGTCGGTCAAAAGCTCAACCATCAATTACAAGCCGCGTGCCAGCTCAGTTTCGCGAAGCCGTGGTGGGTTTGGTCGCAGCGCTTCTCGTAGTAGTGGTGGCAGTTGGGGCAGCTAA
- a CDS encoding DUF350 domain-containing protein, with protein sequence MILDSLQGFVPFISYFGLAYLLTLAFLFIYSKVTPHCEWKLVKENNPAAATAFCGTLIGFVLPIASAAINAVSLIDFAVWGVIAGVMQLITFFMVRMYMPKLSEKIENNHVSAGLFLGGASLATGILNAACMTY encoded by the coding sequence ATGATTTTGGATTCTTTACAAGGATTTGTCCCTTTTATTTCCTACTTCGGCCTTGCCTACTTACTTACCTTAGCCTTTTTATTTATATACTCCAAAGTTACTCCCCATTGTGAGTGGAAGCTAGTTAAAGAAAACAACCCCGCTGCTGCAACTGCGTTTTGCGGTACCTTAATTGGTTTTGTCTTGCCTATCGCCAGTGCTGCAATCAATGCAGTCTCTCTTATTGATTTTGCCGTTTGGGGTGTTATTGCGGGAGTAATGCAATTAATTACCTTCTTCATGGTAAGAATGTATATGCCAAAGCTATCTGAGAAAATCGAAAATAATCACGTCAGTGCAGGTTTGTTCTTAGGTGGTGCGTCGCTTGCGACCGGAATTTTGAATGCCGCTTGCATGACCTATTAA
- a CDS encoding baseplate assembly protein, translated as MNNAIDLTRLSAPDVLETVSYEAIYQELEAQLQQQFPDYPFLPSDPAIKLMELFAYREVLLRQRVNDAAQSVMVAYATGSDLDHLGVLFGVAREEAESDERYRLRIPLSLESHSMGGTSGAYQYHAFTASAKVKDVFVESTLPGIVEVHVLPVADVVTLEDKEALRTEVLRYLNDEDVRPLTDLVRVHLVEPTAYTIEADIYFNAGINTEQVKVSIHRAIENFIQSHYLLGKEVPSSGLIDALHQGGVRKVKLRSMHDDLSPSAKNAAYCRDVQLHFPTE; from the coding sequence ATGAATAATGCTATTGATTTGACGCGCCTATCTGCACCTGATGTGTTGGAGACAGTCAGCTATGAAGCTATTTATCAGGAATTAGAAGCGCAATTGCAACAGCAGTTTCCAGATTATCCATTTCTTCCCTCAGATCCAGCAATAAAGCTGATGGAGCTTTTTGCCTATCGTGAGGTATTGCTGAGGCAGCGTGTAAATGACGCCGCACAATCTGTGATGGTGGCATATGCCACGGGCAGTGATTTGGATCATTTGGGTGTTTTGTTCGGTGTAGCGCGAGAAGAAGCGGAATCGGATGAACGCTATCGTTTGCGGATCCCACTTTCTCTTGAAAGTCACTCAATGGGAGGCACGTCTGGTGCTTATCAGTACCACGCGTTTACCGCTTCTGCAAAAGTGAAAGACGTATTTGTTGAGTCAACATTACCGGGCATTGTTGAAGTCCATGTGTTACCAGTTGCTGATGTGGTGACTTTGGAAGATAAAGAAGCACTGAGAACAGAGGTGTTACGTTATCTCAACGACGAAGATGTTAGACCGCTTACGGACCTTGTACGCGTGCATTTGGTAGAGCCAACGGCCTACACGATTGAAGCCGATATTTACTTTAATGCAGGTATTAATACGGAGCAGGTTAAAGTGTCCATCCATCGTGCAATTGAAAACTTTATTCAATCACATTACTTGCTCGGGAAAGAAGTACCCAGTTCGGGACTTATTGATGCCTTGCATCAAGGAGGAGTAAGAAAAGTGAAGCTTCGCTCGATGCATGACGACCTCTCACCAAGTGCTAAAAATGCAGCTTACTGTCGCGATGTGCAATTACATTTTCCAACGGAGTAA
- the ettA gene encoding energy-dependent translational throttle protein EttA — translation MAQYIYTMSRVSKVVPPKRTILKDISLCFFPGAKIGVLGLNGAGKSTLLRIMAGVDNEFEGEARPQPGTKIGYLPQEPVLDESKTVRETIEEAVGEVKRALTRLDEVYAEYAMEDADFDALAKEQGELEAIIQAHDGHNLDNALERAADALRLPEWDAKIEHLSGGERRRVAICRLLLEKPDMLLLDEPTNHLDAESVAWLERFLHDYEGTVVAITHDRYFLDNVAGWILELDRGHGIPWEGNYSSWLEQKDARLKQEEKSEKARQKSIEKELEWVRSNPKGRQAKSKARMAQFTELQQNDYQKRNETNELFIPPGPRLGDQVIEVSNLRKSFGDRLLIDDLNFNVPKGAIVGIIGANGAGKSTLFRMLSGQEQPDSGNITIGETVEIATVEQFRDDMDGNNTVFQEISNGQDILKIGNFEVPSRAYVGRFNFKGNDQQKFVKELSGGERNRLHLAKLLKAGGNVLLLDEPTNDLDVETLRALENAILEFPGCVMCISHDRWFLDRIATHILDYRDEGQINFFDGNYTEYEEWLKKTFGAEAAEPKRIKYKKIG, via the coding sequence ATGGCTCAATATATTTATACCATGTCGCGGGTGAGCAAAGTTGTGCCACCTAAGCGCACTATTCTGAAAGACATTTCTTTATGCTTTTTCCCGGGCGCTAAAATTGGTGTTTTAGGTCTTAATGGTGCAGGTAAATCGACCTTACTTCGTATTATGGCGGGTGTGGATAATGAATTCGAGGGCGAGGCACGTCCGCAACCTGGTACTAAGATTGGTTACCTACCGCAGGAACCTGTACTAGATGAAAGCAAAACCGTTCGTGAAACGATTGAAGAAGCAGTTGGCGAAGTTAAGCGCGCACTTACTCGATTAGACGAAGTGTACGCAGAGTACGCAATGGAAGACGCTGACTTTGATGCGCTAGCTAAAGAGCAAGGCGAATTAGAAGCTATCATCCAAGCACACGACGGTCACAACCTAGATAATGCCCTTGAGCGCGCTGCCGATGCGCTTCGTTTACCAGAATGGGATGCAAAAATTGAGCACCTCTCAGGTGGTGAAAGACGCCGTGTTGCTATCTGCCGATTGTTACTTGAAAAGCCAGATATGCTGCTTCTTGACGAACCAACTAACCACTTAGATGCCGAGTCAGTTGCGTGGCTGGAGCGCTTCCTTCATGACTACGAGGGCACAGTGGTGGCGATCACCCACGACCGCTACTTCCTAGATAATGTAGCTGGCTGGATTTTAGAGCTTGACCGTGGCCATGGTATTCCGTGGGAAGGTAACTATTCTTCATGGCTTGAGCAAAAAGATGCACGTTTGAAGCAAGAAGAAAAATCAGAGAAAGCACGCCAGAAGTCGATTGAAAAAGAACTTGAATGGGTGCGCTCAAATCCGAAAGGTCGCCAAGCTAAGTCTAAAGCACGTATGGCGCAGTTTACCGAGCTTCAGCAAAACGACTATCAAAAGCGTAACGAAACCAACGAGCTATTCATTCCACCAGGTCCTCGCTTAGGCGACCAAGTGATTGAAGTGAGCAACTTACGTAAAAGCTTCGGTGACAGATTATTGATTGACGACTTGAACTTCAACGTACCTAAAGGTGCAATCGTAGGGATCATCGGTGCGAACGGCGCGGGTAAATCAACGCTATTTAGAATGTTGAGCGGTCAAGAGCAGCCAGATAGTGGTAACATCACCATAGGTGAGACGGTTGAAATCGCCACTGTTGAACAGTTCCGTGATGACATGGACGGTAATAACACCGTATTCCAAGAGATCTCTAACGGCCAAGACATTCTTAAAATTGGCAACTTTGAAGTACCAAGCCGCGCTTATGTTGGCCGCTTTAACTTCAAAGGTAATGACCAGCAAAAATTTGTAAAAGAGCTTTCTGGTGGTGAGCGCAATCGTCTGCACTTAGCAAAACTACTAAAAGCGGGCGGTAACGTGCTATTGCTGGATGAGCCAACCAACGATCTAGACGTTGAAACGTTGCGAGCGCTAGAAAATGCGATTTTGGAATTCCCGGGTTGCGTTATGTGTATCTCGCATGATCGTTGGTTCCTAGACCGTATCGCGACTCACATCCTAGATTACCGTGATGAAGGTCAAATCAATTTCTTTGACGGCAACTACACTGAATACGAAGAGTGGCTGAAGAAGACCTTTGGTGCTGAGGCTGCTGAGCCTAAGCGTATCAAATATAAGAAGATTGGCTAA
- a CDS encoding spondin domain-containing protein has translation MKAKLALIAASALLLSACGDNDNNMVMPEPPVAPEPVEYEFAITITNLTHAQPMSPIAVLLHQSGHYFTVGMPASEALEQLAEGGNNSDIIADELTQASISTDGPLGPGATTNLAIKATDLSELKLSLLTMMVNTNDGFSGLNAIDVSALPVGEMQMYRTLAYDAGTELNSEATGTIPGPADSGEGFNAERNDNHNVVTMHSGVVGSDDGLQSSTLTSIHKFDNPLLAVTIERVK, from the coding sequence ATGAAAGCAAAATTAGCACTAATTGCCGCGTCTGCACTCCTGCTTAGTGCATGTGGAGACAATGACAACAATATGGTGATGCCTGAGCCTCCCGTTGCACCAGAGCCAGTTGAGTATGAGTTTGCCATCACCATCACCAACCTTACACATGCACAGCCTATGTCACCAATTGCGGTGCTGCTTCATCAGTCTGGTCATTACTTTACTGTCGGCATGCCAGCAAGTGAAGCACTAGAGCAACTTGCTGAAGGCGGAAATAACAGTGACATTATAGCCGACGAACTGACACAAGCATCCATCTCAACGGATGGACCTTTAGGCCCTGGTGCGACAACCAACCTTGCCATCAAAGCCACAGATCTATCTGAGCTTAAATTATCTCTTTTAACCATGATGGTGAATACCAATGATGGATTCTCCGGTCTAAATGCTATAGACGTCTCTGCGCTGCCCGTAGGCGAGATGCAAATGTATCGAACGCTTGCCTACGATGCCGGTACTGAGCTGAATAGCGAAGCCACTGGAACCATACCCGGCCCTGCAGATAGTGGCGAGGGCTTTAACGCAGAGCGCAACGATAATCACAATGTAGTGACGATGCACAGTGGTGTGGTTGGTAGTGATGATGGACTCCAAAGTTCAACCCTCACTAGTATCCATAAATTTGATAACCCGCTGCTTGCAGTCACTATCGAGAGAGTTAAATAG
- a CDS encoding glutathionylspermidine synthase family protein — translation MLRISIDERPHWREQAKAHGFEFHTMYGEKYWDESAYYQFTLKQIEQDLEDPSDELHQMLLHLVEIVCNDESLLQQFAIPESQWELVTRSWRRRDQALYGRFDFSYDGKSPAKLLEANYDTPTSLFETGYWQWLWLEEQVQAGKLPRNADQFNGLQEALIERFYQLHKLYRGAPLHFSCCKESIEDLGTIQYMRSCAMEAGLKTKQVFIEDIGFHDKYFVDLGDRKIQWMFKLYPWEFMFQDEYSEQLSKAKVQWLEPTWKAILSNKAILPLLWQTFPNHPNLLPAYFERDKHKIAKSESGYVKKPLFSREGANIEIRKDQQLLAQSAGGYGEEGYIYQAYSPLPKFAGFNTLIGSWIVGDKAVGIGVREDKSLITQDLSRFLPHIIVG, via the coding sequence ATGTTAAGAATTTCTATTGATGAACGCCCACACTGGCGTGAACAAGCCAAAGCCCATGGCTTTGAATTTCATACTATGTATGGCGAAAAGTACTGGGACGAAAGTGCTTATTATCAATTTACGTTAAAGCAAATTGAGCAAGACTTGGAAGACCCAAGCGATGAACTCCATCAAATGCTCTTACATCTTGTCGAAATAGTGTGTAACGACGAGTCGCTGCTGCAACAGTTTGCAATTCCTGAGTCTCAATGGGAACTAGTGACTCGCTCATGGCGTCGTCGAGATCAAGCGCTCTACGGCCGCTTTGACTTTAGTTACGATGGTAAGTCCCCAGCTAAACTGCTGGAGGCCAATTACGACACGCCCACCAGCTTATTCGAAACGGGTTACTGGCAGTGGCTATGGCTTGAAGAACAAGTGCAAGCAGGCAAGCTACCTCGCAATGCGGATCAATTTAATGGCCTACAAGAAGCGCTGATAGAACGGTTTTATCAGCTGCATAAACTCTACCGTGGTGCTCCCCTGCACTTTTCTTGTTGCAAAGAAAGCATTGAAGATTTGGGCACCATTCAGTATATGCGCAGCTGCGCGATGGAAGCTGGACTCAAGACTAAACAAGTCTTTATCGAAGATATCGGATTTCACGATAAGTACTTTGTCGACCTTGGTGATCGCAAAATCCAATGGATGTTTAAGTTATACCCGTGGGAATTTATGTTTCAAGATGAATATAGTGAACAATTATCAAAAGCAAAAGTGCAATGGCTAGAGCCCACGTGGAAAGCGATTTTATCTAATAAAGCAATCTTGCCTTTGCTATGGCAAACCTTTCCAAATCACCCAAACCTGTTGCCAGCATACTTTGAACGGGATAAACATAAGATTGCAAAAAGTGAGTCCGGCTATGTGAAAAAGCCGTTATTTTCTCGCGAAGGCGCTAACATTGAGATCCGAAAGGACCAACAGCTGCTTGCACAGTCCGCTGGTGGATATGGCGAAGAAGGTTATATCTATCAGGCTTACTCACCTTTGCCCAAGTTTGCAGGCTTCAATACGCTCATAGGCTCATGGATTGTAGGCGATAAAGCGGTTGGAATTGGTGTTCGTGAAGATAAAAGCCTGATCACCCAAGACCTCAGTCGCTTCTTACCCCATATTATTGTTGGTTAA
- a CDS encoding FAD-dependent L-amino acid oxidase: MTHYKIGSDISQKPSPKAVKVAVIGAGMSGLYSAWRLQCETDICDFAIFERSDRTGGRLDSDLIHFKDNRAGAKPGSIITVKEEQGGMRFLFEGMDDLMALFLKLGLEDQIVPFPMNSSGNNRLYFRGTSFSVNDAEQDNYHIWSTLYNLDPSEQDINPKDIINVVFNRILQVNPQFDSRPEVRDPEFWQDFRLHCQWQGEPLYNWSLWDLLTDMGYSQECITMLYRVLGFNGTFLSKMNAGVAYQLLEDFPADVKFKTFKDGFSTLPNALVDKIGKEKIHLQTSIDSIAFDNSDNLYVLKYTKTEQDGQVSEGTFKAEKLILGLPRLALEKLFIASDVFKQLPKQRRDELWDTLQSTSNQPLLKINLYYDTAWWGTGMTGRPAVSFGPNFADLPTGSVYPFYALNDELAAALMYNERHAEPNSDTQHKLEGIEAAKYSRPAALTIYCDYVNINFWSALQNKGELYHHPRESELIESIPSDIFPASEAVVRQATQFFKDIFNTHYVPQPTLTSARIWEGNVNFNVPENLQFGFGVHQWAIGANDKDVIESLVEPLPNLFTCGEAYSDYQGWVEGALRSTDLVLQKGFGLAPLSEVFEADEGRSSSEAIQIAYRKISNKMIVEYIDPNFSPNTKDKVPLDEVNSVFGVNLSYFDKP; this comes from the coding sequence ATGACTCACTACAAAATAGGTTCAGATATTAGTCAAAAACCCAGTCCAAAAGCGGTCAAAGTCGCGGTGATCGGAGCTGGTATGTCTGGTCTATATAGTGCGTGGCGATTACAGTGCGAAACTGATATTTGTGACTTCGCGATTTTTGAACGCAGTGACCGTACAGGTGGACGATTGGACTCTGATCTTATCCATTTCAAAGATAATCGCGCAGGAGCAAAGCCCGGCAGCATCATTACAGTCAAAGAAGAACAAGGTGGCATGCGGTTTTTATTTGAAGGTATGGATGACCTAATGGCTCTCTTTCTAAAATTGGGTTTGGAAGATCAAATAGTCCCCTTTCCCATGAACAGCAGCGGCAATAACCGACTCTACTTTCGCGGTACCAGCTTTTCGGTAAACGATGCCGAACAAGACAACTATCATATTTGGTCCACACTGTATAACCTTGACCCGAGCGAACAAGACATTAATCCTAAAGACATTATTAATGTTGTTTTTAATCGTATCTTGCAAGTGAACCCACAGTTCGATTCAAGGCCTGAGGTTCGAGATCCTGAGTTTTGGCAGGACTTCCGCCTGCATTGCCAATGGCAAGGTGAGCCCCTGTATAACTGGTCTCTGTGGGATTTACTCACAGATATGGGTTATAGCCAAGAATGTATCACCATGCTGTATCGTGTTTTGGGCTTCAATGGCACTTTCTTATCGAAAATGAATGCCGGCGTCGCCTATCAGCTTTTGGAAGACTTTCCAGCGGATGTTAAATTTAAAACTTTTAAAGACGGCTTTAGCACCCTGCCAAACGCACTGGTGGATAAAATAGGTAAAGAGAAGATCCACCTGCAAACCAGTATTGATAGCATCGCCTTTGATAACTCTGACAATCTATATGTACTCAAGTACACCAAAACCGAGCAAGATGGGCAGGTAAGTGAAGGAACATTTAAAGCTGAAAAGCTTATTTTAGGGCTACCAAGGCTCGCACTTGAAAAGTTGTTCATTGCGTCAGATGTCTTTAAACAATTACCAAAACAACGACGAGACGAGTTATGGGATACATTGCAAAGCACAAGTAATCAGCCGCTCCTTAAGATTAATTTGTACTACGACACCGCATGGTGGGGAACTGGTATGACAGGCCGTCCAGCGGTAAGCTTTGGACCTAACTTTGCAGACTTACCAACTGGGTCGGTTTATCCCTTTTATGCCTTAAATGATGAGCTCGCAGCCGCGCTTATGTATAACGAGCGCCATGCAGAGCCAAACTCAGACACACAACACAAACTCGAAGGGATAGAAGCAGCTAAATACAGTCGCCCGGCCGCACTGACTATTTACTGTGATTATGTAAATATTAACTTTTGGAGTGCACTGCAAAACAAAGGAGAGCTTTATCATCACCCCCGCGAGTCTGAACTCATTGAATCTATTCCCAGCGATATTTTCCCAGCCTCAGAAGCGGTTGTACGACAAGCGACACAATTCTTCAAAGACATCTTTAATACGCATTATGTCCCACAACCCACCCTCACCAGCGCCCGAATTTGGGAAGGGAATGTGAATTTCAATGTCCCTGAAAATCTTCAATTTGGTTTTGGCGTACATCAATGGGCGATTGGTGCGAATGATAAAGATGTTATCGAAAGTTTAGTGGAACCTTTGCCAAACCTATTTACCTGCGGTGAAGCTTACTCAGACTATCAGGGTTGGGTAGAGGGCGCGTTACGTTCAACGGATTTAGTACTACAAAAAGGGTTTGGTTTAGCACCACTAAGCGAAGTTTTTGAAGCAGACGAAGGCCGTAGCTCGTCAGAAGCAATACAAATCGCCTATCGGAAAATTTCTAATAAAATGATTGTGGAATATATCGATCCTAACTTTTCACCAAATACCAAAGACAAAGTACCGCTTGATGAAGTCAATAGTGTTTTTGGCGTAAACCTAAGTTATTTCGATAAGCCCTGA
- a CDS encoding PilZ domain-containing protein: MKERRRYSRVIFSNEAQFMASSGDFSCEILDLSLNGALLTLPDGYVPLKNDPASLNFYLPGSDIQITMEVEVRHVEEGHLGVHCRQIDLDSVTHLKRLIELNLGDDDILHRELEQLTYDDD; this comes from the coding sequence ATGAAAGAACGTCGACGTTATTCCAGAGTTATTTTTTCAAACGAGGCACAATTTATGGCCTCAAGCGGTGATTTTAGCTGCGAAATCTTGGATTTATCGCTCAATGGCGCGTTACTCACCCTGCCAGATGGCTATGTGCCACTCAAAAACGATCCAGCAAGTTTAAACTTTTATCTACCTGGTAGTGATATCCAAATTACGATGGAGGTAGAAGTTCGTCACGTTGAAGAAGGTCACCTGGGCGTACATTGCCGTCAAATCGATCTCGATAGTGTGACGCATTTAAAGCGCCTTATTGAACTCAACCTTGGAGATGATGATATACTACATCGCGAGCTGGAGCAGCTCACCTACGATGATGATTAA
- a CDS encoding helix-turn-helix domain-containing protein has translation MTLINTTTSRLVGQSKPAPTGAEILRVARKLRGYTQAESAAHYGIEERTLRRWENREYSPRWNDVIGLVEDVYLLDILEVIGKIHDQQASDN, from the coding sequence ATGACACTTATAAACACAACCACATCCAGACTGGTGGGTCAAAGCAAACCAGCTCCAACAGGCGCCGAAATTCTTCGTGTTGCGCGAAAGCTCAGAGGTTACACGCAAGCTGAATCAGCCGCTCATTATGGTATTGAGGAGCGTACGTTAAGACGATGGGAAAATAGGGAATATAGCCCACGCTGGAATGATGTTATTGGCCTAGTTGAAGATGTGTACTTACTCGATATTTTAGAAGTGATAGGAAAAATCCATGACCAACAAGCAAGTGACAATTAA